Proteins from one Ochotona princeps isolate mOchPri1 chromosome Y, mOchPri1.hap1, whole genome shotgun sequence genomic window:
- the LOC131478770 gene encoding zinc finger X-chromosomal protein-like isoform X1 → MDEDKFELQPQEANTCFDGIGPDAAHMDSDQIVVEVQETVFVSNSDITVHNFAPDDPDSVVIQDVIEDVVTEDVHCSHILEEANISESVIIPEQMFDSDVAKEVSLAQCPVPDDVLGSDITSASLSKPGHVLTSESIHVSAVAHIEHIVHDSVVQAEIITDPLTTDIVSEEILVADCASEAILDASGIPVDQEDDKGNCEDYLMISCFFPPCLVDDAGKVEHDSPSGLPMDAESEMNPCKVDGTCPEVIKVYIFKADTGEDDLGGTVDIVESEPENDRGIELLDQNNSVHVPREKMVYVTVDDSQQEDEDLNAAEIADEVYVEVIVGEEDAAVAAAAAAHEQQMDGNEIKTFLPVAWAAAYGNNSDGIENRNGTASALLHIDESASLGRLAKQKTKKRRRPDSRQYQTAIIIGPDGQPLTVYPCVICGKKFKSRGFLKRHMKNHPEYLIKKYRCTDCDYITNKKINLHNHLESHKLASKTEKTIECDEYGKHFSHAGALLTHKMVHKEKGANKMHKCKFCEYETAEQGLLNRHLLAVHSKNFPHICVECGKGFRHPSELRKHMRIHTGEKPYECQYCEYKSADSSNLKTHVKIKHSKEMPFKCDICLLTFPNTKEVQQHAVTHQESKTHQCLHCNHKSSNSSDLKRHIISVHTKDYPHKCDMCDKGFHRPSELKRHVAAHKVKKMHQCRHCDFKIADPFVLSRHILSVHTKDVPFRCKRCRKGFNQQNELKNHMKTHSGRKVYRCEYCEYSTTDASGFKRHVISIHTKDYPHRCEYCKKGFRRPSEKNQHIIRHHKKVDLP, encoded by the exons ATGGACGAAGATAAATTTGAATTGCAGCCGCAAGAGGCAAACACATGTTTTGATGGAATAG gacCTGATGCAGCACACATGGATAGTGACCAAATTGTTGTGGAAGTTCAAGAAACTGTTTTTGTTTCTAATTCAGACATAACTGTGCATAACTTTGCTCCGGATGATCCAGACTCAGTTGTAATCCAAGATGTTATTGAAGATGTTGTTACAGAGGATGTGCACTGCTCACATATCTTAGAGGAAGCAAATATATCTGAAAGTGTCATCATTCCTGAGCAAATGTTTGACTCGGATGTAGCCAAAGAAGTTTCTTTAGCACAATGCCCAGTCCCAGATGATGTTTTAGGTTCTGATATTACTTCTGCCTCATTGTCTAAGCCCGGACATGTTTTGACAAGTGAATCTATTCATGTGTCTGCTGTTGCACACATTGAACATATAGTACATGATAGTGTAGTACAAGCAGAAATCATCACTGATCCTCTAACCACCGACATAGTTTCAGAAGAAATATTGGTAGCAGATTGTGCATCTGAAGCAATCTTAGATGCCAGTGGGATCCCGGTGGACCAGGAAGATGATAAAGGCAACTGTGAGGACTACCTTATGATTTCCT GTTTTTTCCCCCCCTGTTTAGTAGATGATGCTGGTAAAGTAGAACATGATAGTCCTTCTGGATTGCCTATGGATGcagagtcagaaatgaatccTTGTAAAGTAGATGGCACTTGCCCAGAAGTGATCAAGGTCTACATTTTTAAAGCTGACACTGGAGAGGATGACCTAG GTGGAACTGTCGACATTGTAGAGAGTGAGCCTGAAAATGATCGTGGAATCGAGCTACTTGATCAGAACAACAGTGTCCATGTTCCCAGGGAAAAGATGGTTTATGTGACTGTTGATGACTCTCAGCAAGAAGATGAAGATTTAA ATGCTGCTGAAATTGCTGATGAAGTATATGTGGAAGTGATTGTAGGGGAGGAAGATGCTGCTgtcgcagctgctgctgctgcacatgAACAACAAATGGATGGCAATGAAATCAAAACCTTCCTGCCAGTAGCATGGGCAGCAGCTTACG GCAATAATTCTGATGGGATTGAAAACCGGAATGGCACTGCCAGTGCCCTCTTGCACATAGATGAGTCGGCTAGCCTCGGCAGACTggctaaacaaaaaacaaagaaaaggagaagaccTGATTCCAGGCAGTACCAAACAG caATTATCATTGGTCCTGATGGACAACCCTTGACTGTTTATCCTTGTGTTATTTGTGGGAAGAAATTTAAATCCAGGGGTTTCTTGAAAAGGCACATGAAAAACCATCCTGAGTACCTTATCAAGAAGTACCGCTGTACTGACTGTGACTACAttacaaacaagaaaataaatttacataaCCACCTGGAAAGCCACAAGCTAGCCAGCAAGACAGAGAAAACCATCGAATGTGATGAGTATGGGAAGCATTTCTCTCATGCCGGGGCTTTGTTAACTCACAAAATGGTGCATAAGGAAAAAGGAGCCAACAAAATGCACAAGTGCAAATTCTGTgaatatgagacagctgaacaagGGTTATTGAATCGCCACCTTTTGGCAGTCCACAGTAAAAATTTCCCTCACATTTGCGTGGAATGTGGTAAAGGCTTCCGTCACCCATCAGAGCTAAGAAAGCACATGCGAATCCATACTGGTGAGAAGCCATACGAGTGCCAGTACTGTGAATATAAGTCTGCAGACTCTTCTAACTTGAAAACACATGTGAAAATTAAGCACAGTAAAGAGATGCCATTTAAGTGTGACATTTGTCTTCTGACGTTCCCAAATACCAAAGAAGTGCAGCAACATGCTGTTACCCACCAAGAAAGCAAAACACACCAGTGTTTGCATTGCAACCATAAGAGCTCAAACTCAAGTGATTTGAAACGACACATTATTTCGGTTCACACAAAGGACTACCCCCACAAGTGTGACATGTGTGATAAAGGCTTTCACAGGCCTTCAGAACTTAAGAGACACGTGGCTGCccacaaagttaaaaaaatgcaCCAATGTAGACATTGTGACTTTAAGATTGCAGATCCGTTTGTTCTGAGTCGCCATATTCTCTCAGTTCACACAAAGGATGTTCCATTTAGGTGTAAGAGATGTAGAAAGGGatttaaccaacagaatgagCTTAAAAACCACATGAAGACACACAGTGGCAGGAAAGTGTATCGGTGCGAGTACTGTGAATATAGCACTACAGACGCCTCAGGCTTTAAACGGCATGTTATTTCCATTCATACAAAAGACTATCCTCACCGATGTGAGTACTGCAAGAAGGGTTTCCGAAGACCTTCAGAAAAGAACCAGCACATCATACGACATCACAAAAAAGTTGACCTGCCCTAA